From Synechococcus sp. A10-1-5-1, a single genomic window includes:
- a CDS encoding MFS transporter, which translates to MTSSLWATNRGVVAICFLALELVFFSTDSIGVPAHMYVSGDVGGTPYLAVWFQVAFLVPAALIMPLLGSLKERVGAKAIATVGPGVFGIACLLSSVATDPQLFIAMRVLQGLGAGVIPAAAGGYLGGQLGEKYTPMGKGLVALALVTGSTIGIPLSAFVTWYLSWRTLYAGLGLAALAAVAVILRLMPATPGDPKAEIDWLGYGLMAGGFGLLSLSLVVGNQREWFSSGIYVVMLWSSLLLLGLFGWRVATVPKLINLKIFQDINYCVSAVNLSSVMFFLFMVFAIVPRFLMVVVNNTIENYAWSFLPFVVAAVLTGLMVTPGASPHLIAATIPAKKKLCSAAIFTFALTALWMAYTSAQQSNSNVTLQLILVGICFALINCLEIQMSFSTMPSELMTSASSVLFFCTNISKALSGGVSSAIRTVSTQGSWERFREQIYGSNWGLETFQEPLNGQPMGISGNLWSQGSLEVLNKAIAQQAEVVNFINIATMVGLVLLVLCVLPQLHRSPQATAPAKTKEQP; encoded by the coding sequence TTGACCAGCAGCCTCTGGGCCACCAATCGCGGGGTGGTGGCGATCTGCTTTCTGGCGCTGGAGCTGGTGTTTTTCTCCACCGACTCCATCGGTGTGCCCGCCCACATGTATGTCAGCGGCGATGTGGGAGGCACGCCCTATCTCGCGGTTTGGTTTCAAGTGGCCTTTCTGGTGCCAGCCGCCTTGATCATGCCCCTTTTGGGCAGCCTGAAAGAGCGGGTCGGGGCCAAGGCCATCGCCACGGTTGGGCCTGGGGTCTTCGGCATCGCCTGCCTGCTCAGCTCCGTCGCGACCGATCCGCAGCTGTTCATCGCGATGCGCGTACTGCAGGGACTCGGAGCCGGGGTGATCCCGGCGGCAGCAGGGGGCTACCTGGGCGGGCAACTGGGGGAGAAATACACGCCCATGGGCAAGGGATTGGTGGCTCTGGCCTTGGTGACGGGCTCCACCATCGGCATTCCACTCTCTGCCTTCGTCACCTGGTATCTCAGTTGGCGGACGCTCTACGCCGGTCTGGGCCTGGCGGCCCTGGCCGCAGTCGCCGTGATCCTGCGGTTGATGCCCGCGACCCCGGGCGACCCGAAAGCGGAGATCGACTGGCTGGGCTATGGGCTGATGGCCGGTGGCTTTGGGCTCCTGAGCCTCTCGCTGGTGGTGGGGAACCAACGGGAGTGGTTCAGCAGCGGGATCTATGTGGTGATGCTCTGGAGCTCATTGCTGTTGCTCGGGCTCTTTGGCTGGCGCGTGGCCACGGTCCCCAAACTGATCAACCTCAAGATCTTTCAGGACATCAATTACTGCGTGAGTGCCGTGAACCTGAGCTCCGTGATGTTCTTTCTGTTCATGGTCTTTGCGATCGTCCCGCGCTTCTTGATGGTTGTCGTCAACAACACCATTGAGAACTACGCCTGGTCCTTTCTGCCCTTTGTCGTTGCGGCGGTCCTCACGGGCCTGATGGTCACTCCGGGGGCCAGCCCCCATCTCATTGCCGCCACCATCCCCGCCAAAAAGAAACTCTGCTCGGCAGCGATCTTCACCTTTGCGTTGACGGCGCTCTGGATGGCTTACACCTCAGCCCAGCAGAGCAACAGCAACGTCACCCTGCAATTGATCCTCGTGGGGATCTGCTTCGCCCTGATCAATTGCCTCGAGATTCAGATGTCGTTCTCGACGATGCCGTCGGAACTGATGACCAGCGCCAGCTCCGTGCTGTTCTTCTGCACGAACATCTCCAAGGCCCTCTCTGGCGGTGTGAGTTCCGCCATCCGCACCGTCAGCACCCAAGGCAGTTGGGAACGGTTTCGAGAACAGATCTACGGATCCAACTGGGGGCTCGAGACCTTCCAAGAACCCTTGAACGGGCAACCCATGGGGATCAGCGGCAACCTCTGGTCCCAAGGCTCCCTTGAGGTGCTCAACAAAGCCATCGCCCAACAGGCCGAAGTGGTGAACTTCATCAACATCGCCACCATGGTGGGGCTCGTCCTGCTGGTGCTCTGCGTGCTGCCCCAGCTCCACCGAAGCCCCCAGGCCACAGCACCAGCCAAAACGAAAGAACAGCCCTAG
- a CDS encoding VOC family protein: MAVSHRLGHVALRVQDMERAKRFYLDLGLRLTWEADDWCYVQWPTGEGIALLSPDYKAAGPHFAFHVQKRSEVDQVREQLLAKGHACGPVHDHRDGTASFYMQDPEGNWLEMLYEPAGGLPSNIGAEPIPLTYS, encoded by the coding sequence ATGGCCGTCTCCCATCGCCTTGGCCATGTCGCCCTGCGGGTGCAGGACATGGAGCGGGCCAAGCGCTTTTATCTCGACTTAGGTCTGCGGCTGACCTGGGAAGCCGACGACTGGTGCTACGTCCAGTGGCCCACCGGAGAGGGCATCGCTCTGCTCAGCCCGGACTACAAGGCAGCGGGCCCCCACTTCGCCTTTCACGTCCAGAAGCGCTCCGAAGTGGACCAGGTGCGTGAGCAGCTGCTGGCGAAGGGGCACGCCTGCGGCCCGGTCCATGACCACCGCGACGGCACGGCCTCCTTCTACATGCAGGATCCAGAGGGGAACTGGTTGGAGATGCTCTATGAGCCCGCCGGAGGGCTGCCCTCCAATATCGGAGCTGAGCCGATTCCTCTGACCTACTCGTGA
- a CDS encoding endonuclease MutS2 — MTAELHAPIQQEALDLLEWPRLAQHVSSFASTSAGRIVAAQLPLAKTRQQSVGWLAETTELLALDGLIEGGLSFQGAADLDHTLQLCAKGGVASGDDLLAVATTLAAARRLRRQIDDPELRPVTTALVEPLRTLPELEQRLRFCIEDGGRVADRASPPLSGLRRQLASVRMERRDRLNELIRRYAALLQDNVVAERNGRPVLAVKAGVGSQLPGLVHDSSASGNTVFIEPQAVIPLGNRIRQLEGEEREAERAVLRELSALVGEEQPALEHLQQVLIQLDLALARARYSAWLGAVRPELEADPLAPLQLEGLRHPLLLWQERRQGGQAVVPVSVRVDTSLRVVAITGPNTGGKTVTLKSVGLAVLMARAGLFLPCKGSPRLPWCQQVLADIGDEQSLQQNLSTFSGHVRRIARILEALPAAGSDLATQPGAQLVLLDEVGAGTDPTEGTALAIALLKQLADRARLTIATTHFGELKALKYDDPRFENASVAFDVESLSPTYHLQWGIPGRSNALAIATRLGLDGSVLEAAQALLAPRGEGELNQVIAGLESQRQRQQDAAEEAASLLARTELLHEELLQRWQQQKEQSAELQEQRRQQLERSIRDGQKEVRRIIRRLRHGRGNDSSELGESARRAGQKLKQLEQQHRPLPERRDHKGWLPKVGDRVRVLSLGKAGEVLSLSEGGRELSVRCGVMRLNLELSAIEGLQGEKPAPPEAQVAIRSRRNPASRGPEVRTERNTIDVRGMRVHEAEAAVEEHLRGANGPVWVIHGIGTGKLKRGLREWLSSVPYVERVTDAAQGDGGQGCSVIWVR, encoded by the coding sequence GTGACGGCTGAGCTGCACGCCCCAATCCAACAGGAGGCCCTGGATCTGCTGGAGTGGCCGCGCCTCGCCCAGCACGTCTCCAGCTTTGCCAGCACCAGTGCCGGTCGCATAGTGGCGGCCCAGCTGCCCCTGGCCAAGACCCGCCAGCAGAGTGTGGGCTGGTTGGCTGAGACGACCGAGCTGCTAGCGCTCGATGGTCTGATCGAAGGGGGGCTGAGCTTTCAGGGGGCCGCTGATCTGGACCACACCCTGCAGCTCTGTGCCAAGGGGGGCGTGGCGAGCGGTGATGACCTCTTGGCCGTGGCCACAACCTTGGCGGCGGCCCGGCGCCTGCGTCGTCAGATCGATGATCCTGAGCTCCGGCCGGTGACGACAGCCCTGGTGGAGCCCCTGCGCACCCTCCCGGAGCTGGAGCAGCGCCTGCGCTTCTGCATTGAAGACGGAGGGCGGGTGGCAGATCGCGCCAGCCCTCCCCTCTCCGGACTGCGCCGTCAGCTGGCGTCGGTGCGGATGGAACGCCGTGACCGTCTCAATGAGCTGATTCGCCGCTACGCCGCGCTGCTGCAAGACAACGTGGTGGCTGAGCGCAATGGTCGGCCGGTCCTGGCGGTCAAGGCTGGTGTCGGCAGTCAGTTGCCAGGCCTTGTGCATGACAGTTCCGCCTCGGGGAACACTGTCTTCATTGAGCCTCAGGCGGTGATTCCCCTGGGCAATCGGATCCGTCAACTCGAAGGGGAGGAGCGCGAGGCAGAACGGGCGGTTCTCCGAGAACTCAGCGCCTTGGTGGGGGAAGAGCAGCCGGCGCTCGAACACCTTCAGCAGGTTCTGATTCAGTTGGATCTGGCCTTGGCCCGGGCCCGCTACAGCGCCTGGCTGGGGGCGGTGCGACCGGAGCTGGAAGCGGATCCCCTGGCGCCGCTTCAGCTGGAAGGCCTGCGTCATCCCCTCTTGCTCTGGCAAGAACGCCGCCAAGGCGGCCAAGCGGTGGTTCCCGTCAGCGTTCGCGTGGACACCAGCCTTCGGGTGGTGGCGATCACCGGTCCCAACACCGGTGGCAAGACGGTGACCCTGAAAAGCGTGGGGCTGGCGGTGCTCATGGCGCGGGCCGGCCTGTTCTTGCCCTGCAAGGGGTCTCCGCGGTTGCCCTGGTGTCAGCAGGTCCTCGCTGACATTGGCGACGAGCAGTCGCTGCAGCAGAACCTCTCCACCTTCAGTGGCCATGTGCGCCGAATCGCTCGGATTCTCGAGGCCCTGCCTGCCGCCGGCAGTGATCTGGCGACCCAGCCCGGAGCCCAGCTGGTGCTCCTCGATGAGGTGGGGGCCGGTACTGATCCCACCGAGGGAACCGCGCTGGCCATCGCCCTGCTCAAGCAATTGGCGGACCGTGCCCGGTTGACGATCGCCACGACCCACTTCGGGGAGCTCAAAGCGCTGAAGTACGACGACCCGCGCTTTGAGAACGCCTCCGTCGCCTTCGATGTCGAGAGCCTCTCGCCGACCTATCACCTGCAATGGGGGATCCCGGGGCGCAGCAACGCCCTGGCCATTGCTACGCGACTGGGCTTGGACGGCAGCGTCTTGGAGGCCGCGCAGGCCCTGCTGGCCCCCCGGGGAGAGGGTGAGCTCAATCAGGTCATTGCCGGGCTGGAAAGCCAACGGCAACGCCAGCAGGACGCGGCGGAAGAGGCGGCTTCGCTGCTGGCCCGCACCGAGCTGCTGCACGAAGAGCTCCTGCAGCGCTGGCAGCAGCAGAAGGAGCAGAGCGCAGAGCTCCAGGAGCAGCGTCGACAGCAACTGGAGCGCTCGATCCGCGATGGCCAAAAGGAGGTGCGCCGCATCATTCGGCGCCTGCGTCATGGCCGCGGCAATGACAGCAGCGAACTTGGAGAATCAGCGCGTCGGGCTGGGCAAAAGCTTAAGCAGCTCGAGCAGCAGCATCGCCCGCTACCCGAGCGCCGGGACCACAAGGGTTGGCTCCCCAAGGTTGGCGATCGCGTTCGGGTCCTCTCCCTGGGCAAGGCCGGCGAGGTCCTCTCCCTCAGTGAAGGCGGCCGCGAGCTCAGCGTCCGCTGTGGGGTGATGCGCCTCAACCTTGAGCTCTCCGCCATTGAGGGTCTGCAGGGTGAGAAGCCGGCTCCGCCCGAGGCCCAGGTGGCGATCCGCAGTCGCCGCAATCCCGCCAGCCGGGGGCCGGAGGTGCGCACCGAGCGCAACACCATTGATGTGCGGGGGATGCGGGTGCATGAAGCCGAGGCCGCCGTGGAGGAACACCTGCGCGGAGCCAATGGCCCGGTTTGGGTGATCCACGGAATCGGGACCGGCAAGCTCAAGAGAGGACTGAGGGAATGGCTCTCCAGCGTTCCCTATGTGGAGCGGGTCACCGATGCCGCCCAGGGCGATGGCGGCCAGGGCTGCAGTGTGATCTGGGTGAGGTAA